From the Thermus caldifontis genome, the window AGGCCGCACCTTTTTCCATGCGGTCTTCACCAAGGTGGCCGAGGATCCCACGCCTTGGCCGCCCATAAGGAGGTATCAGGTGGCCCATGCCCTCTTAAGGGGAAATCTTCCGGAAAAGTTCGTCTTGGTTAAGGCCCCCGTGGTGGTTCCGGGCGGGGTGGCCGTCTTTTTGGAGGTGGCCCGGGGGGAGGAGGGCGTTTATGTCCTCACCCATGTGGAGGAGGAGGACCTCACCCAGGACGTGCTCTTGGAGGTGAGAAGAAGCGCCAAAGGGGTCTTTGCGGGGGTGAGCCGCTTCGGTAGCCCCCTCATCACCGAGGGGGTGAAGGCGGTGGTGCGGGCCTTGGTGCGGGAGCTGGAGGGGGTGGGCCTCGAGGTGGTTCAGGACCACACCTAGCCTAAAATGACCCTATGCACGCCCATGTGATCCTGGCCGCGGGGCAGGGGACCCGCATGAAGTCCCGCCTGCCCAAGGTGCTCCATCCCCTTTTGGGCAAGCCCATGCTGGCCTATGGGGTAGACACGGCCTTGGCCTTGGCTCCGGAGAAGCTGGTGGTGGTGGTGGGCCATGGGGCCGAACAGGTGGTGGAGGCCTTAAAGGGCTATCCGGTGGAGGTGGCGGTGCAAGGGGAGCAGCTGGGTACCGCCCACGCCCTCTTGCAGGCGGAAGCCTTCTTGAGGGGATTCCCTGGGCCCATTTTGGTCACCCAGGGGGATACCCCCCTTCTGCGCCCGGAAACCCTTAGGGCTCTTCTGGAGAGGGTAGAGGAGGGGGCGGGGATGGCCCTCCTCACCGTGGAGCTAGAAGACCCCACCGGCTATGGCCGCATCCTGCGCCAAGGGGAGGAGGTCTTGGGCAACGTGGAGGAGAAGGACGCTACCCCGGAGGTGAAGGCCATCAGGGAGGTGAACGCCGGAGCCTACGCCTTTGACGGCCTCCTCTTCCAGGCCCTTAAGGAGGTGGGGAACGAAAACGCCGCCCGGGAGTACTACCTGCCCGATCTTATCGGCATCTACCGGAAAAAGGGGCGGAGGGTGGTGGCGGTAAAGGGGGTGGCGGAGGAGGCCCTGGGGGTGAACACCAGGGAGGAACTGGCCCGGGTGGAAGGGGTACTCCTGCACGCCTTGCGCCGGGAGTGGATGCGAAGGGGGGTGCGGATGATCCTGCCCGAGAGCATCTACCTGGAGGCCAGCGTGGAACTGGCCCCCGATGTGACCCTTTGGCCGGGGGTGGTGCTTAAGGGTAAGACCCGGATCGGCGAGGGGGCGGAGGTGGGGCCCTATGCCATTCTGGAAGACACCCTCTTGGAACCCGGGGCCCGGGTCCAGGCCCACACCGTGGCCCAGGGGGCGGTGATCGGCAGCGGGGCCGACGCTGGGCCCTTTGCCCGGCTACGCCCGGGGGCGGTCCTTAAGGAAGGGGTCCACGTGGGCAACTTCGTGGAGGTGAAGAATAGCCTCCTCCACCCCGGGGTCAAGGCGGGGCACCTGGCCTACCTGGGGGATGCTGAGGTGGGGGAGGGCACCAACATCGGGGCCGGGGTCATCACCGCCAACTACGACGGCAAGCGCAAGCACAAGACCTTCATCGGCAAAGGGGCCTTTATCGGATCCAATAGCGTCTTGGTGGCCCCGGTGCGGGTGGGGGATGGGGCCATGGTGGGGGCGGGAAGCGTGGTCACCCACGATGTGCCCGAGGATGCCTTGGCCATCGCCCGGGAGCGGCAGCGGAACCTATTGGGCTATGCCCGCAAGAAACGGGAGGAGGGCTGATCCCAGCCCGGTGCCACCCCTTTCCCAAGGCCGGGGTGGGGAAGGATAAGAAAGGCTTCACCCTCATTTCAGGCCAGGTGGTAAACTGGGGAGTATGAACCTGGGCATGCCG encodes:
- the glmU gene encoding bifunctional UDP-N-acetylglucosamine diphosphorylase/glucosamine-1-phosphate N-acetyltransferase GlmU encodes the protein MHAHVILAAGQGTRMKSRLPKVLHPLLGKPMLAYGVDTALALAPEKLVVVVGHGAEQVVEALKGYPVEVAVQGEQLGTAHALLQAEAFLRGFPGPILVTQGDTPLLRPETLRALLERVEEGAGMALLTVELEDPTGYGRILRQGEEVLGNVEEKDATPEVKAIREVNAGAYAFDGLLFQALKEVGNENAAREYYLPDLIGIYRKKGRRVVAVKGVAEEALGVNTREELARVEGVLLHALRREWMRRGVRMILPESIYLEASVELAPDVTLWPGVVLKGKTRIGEGAEVGPYAILEDTLLEPGARVQAHTVAQGAVIGSGADAGPFARLRPGAVLKEGVHVGNFVEVKNSLLHPGVKAGHLAYLGDAEVGEGTNIGAGVITANYDGKRKHKTFIGKGAFIGSNSVLVAPVRVGDGAMVGAGSVVTHDVPEDALAIARERQRNLLGYARKKREEG